TGTTGCTGGCGCTTTTACTCCAGCGGACACTGTGGAGGCGGTGCGATCTGGAACAGCCGAAATTGGTTTGTTGGGTTCCTCCGGGCAACCGCAGACAGCAGACCTTGACGTGTGCCAGCTGGAATCGGATCCCTTGGTGTTGATCTCCCCGCCGGGAACAGAAACCACATCAGACACCATCGAGCGTAAATCCCTCGATGGCCTGCGGTTTGTTATCTCCCCACGCGGTTCGTTGATGCGACAGCTGATCGATAATGCCCTGGTCCACGACTCTGCAACGAGTGTTGTTGCTGAAATGGAACATCGCACTTCATTGCTACCCCTAGTCTGCGCGGGCGTGGGGCACACTGTCATGCCTGACTCCTGGCGGACGATTGCAGAAAGCAGTGGTTGTATCGTGCGGCGCATTGTTCCGGAAGTGCACTTGGACATCTTTGTAGTCAGCCGAAAAGGGGACCTCACCCCAGGAGGTCAGGCGTTCATGGATTTGATTCATGCACGCGCTTTGGGAACCACTGGTTTTGGAGGGATGGAACTACCTACGTAGACCAAATCACATAGGCCAAACCTATGTGGGGCGGTGAAAATAGGTCTTGGACTTCCCTTGAGTCCCCAATTTTAAATGGAGTGTGTCACATCAACTCTCACATTCATTCTCGAGGTTAAGGGGAACTTACATGACTTCTCAGATATTTGAAATCGCATCCATCCCAGCAGATGGTGTCGGCGTGGAAGTAGTCGAAGCAGGACGAAACGTCCTCGATGCTCTGGCACAGAACTCCGGCGGAGCCTTCACATTCGAATGGAAAGATTTCGATTGGGGCAGCGACTACTACGCACGTCACGGTCGCATGATGCCGGTAGATGGTCTTGATCAATTGAAGGATTTGGACGCTATCTTCTTCGGTGCCGTAGGGTGGCCAACCGTTCCAGACCATGTCAGCCTGTGGGGACTGCGCATCGCTATCTGCCAGGGATTTGATCAGTGGGCAAACATCCGCCCCGTAAATTTCCTTCCTAATGTCGCCTCACCCATCGTTGATGCCCACGAGCGCAACCTTGACTGGATTGTGGTCCGCGAAAACTCCGAAGGAGAATACTCCGGGTTCGGTGGTCGCAATTTCTCCGGACGCGCAGGCCTAGGGGAAGTGGCAACCCAATCGGCAGTATTTACTGAGGTCGGCTGCGAGCGCATTTTCCGCTACTCCTTTGATCTGGCACGAACCAGGCCACGCAAGAAAGTGTCCAAGGTGACCAAGTCCAATGCGCAGCAGTTTGGCATGGTGTTGTGGGATGATGTATTTGATCGCGTTGCCCAGGATTACCCAGATGTAGAGACCGAATCTGTGCTGGTAGACGCAATGGCCGCCAAGTTTATCCTCAAGCCCGAAGACCTCGATGTTGTCGTGGCGTCCAACCTTCACGCAGATATTCTGTCCGATCTTGGCTCAGCAATGGCAGGATCTTTGGGACTTGCCGCCAGCGCAAACCTCAACCCTGAGCGCCGATTCCCCTCCATGTTTGAACCAGTCCACGGCTCTGCGCCTGATATTGCAGGTCAGGGCATCGCTAACCCTGTGGGACAGATTGGATCTGCTGCGCTGATGCTCGACCACTTTGGGCTGAACGCAGAGGCTGATCGTGTGCGCGCTGCGATTGAAAAGACCTGCGCAGATGGTGTCCGTAGCCGCGAGGTGGGTGGATCGTCCTCAACTCGAGACATCACGTCCGCCATCATCGACAACTTGGGCTAATGACATCGGTTCTCATCTGCTGCGACAAATTCAAAGGATCGGCAACGTCTGCGGCAGTGTCTAAAGCATTGGGTCAAGGATTGGAAAATGCAGGTCATACCGTATTTATCTCTCCGCTCGCCGATGGCGGGGACGGTACCCTTGACGCTTTTGATTCCCTGGGGTACCTGCGGGAATCGGCTCAAGTACGAGGCTCCAACGGCGAGATCATTGAGGCGCAGTATGCGCTCAAAGACGATACGGCGGTGATTGAAATTGCGCGTGCCTGTGGATTGGATCTGGCATCACCTGAGGGCACAACACCCACATCGGAGTTTGCCCGGAATGCGGGTTCCTGGGGAGTCGGCGATTTGATTTTGGCAGCGCTTGATCAGGGAGCTCGACGAATCATCATCGGACTGGGCGGAAGTGTAACCACTGATGCTGGATGTGGAATGGCGCAAGCACTTGGTGTGGAGTTTCTGCGTGCTGATGGCAGCGAGATCACGGACATCAAGGATATGGGTTCCGTCCACGACATAAGGGGTGACCAGGTAGATCCCCGCATTTCGCACACCGAATTCATCGTTGCATCTGACGTGCGCAATCCCTTGTGTGGACCAGATGGTGCTGCCATGATCTACGGACCACAGAAAGGATTGAACACACAGGATGTGGCCGAGGTAGATCAGATGATCTACCATTTTTCCCAGGTCGTCCAACAGGCTCTGGGGAAAGATAACGTATCCACTACGCCGGGTGCAGGTGCTGCCGGTGGGCTTGGATTCATGGCGATCGCCCTACTCGCTGCAGAAATGCAATCGGGGGTGGACATGATTCTCAACGAAACTGGTGGTGATGCCATGTTGGATCGTGCAGATTTGGTCATCACCGGAGAGGGTCGCATCGATGAGCAGACACTCAGCGGGAAGGCGCCTGCCGGGATTGCGCAACGCGCACGGAGTAGGAACATTCCAGTTGTTGCGGTGTGTGGTCAAAACCAATTGGATTCCGATTCCGCAGGTCAGCTGTTTGAAGCCATCTACAGCCTTGCCGATTTTGAAGCGGATATCAGCGAGTGCATTCGACACCCACTGCCGATTCTGACGCGCATCGGTGCGGAGATCGCACGCCGCCACCTGTTAACCGAGTAGCTCTTGAGTAAGCACGAACACGCCCATGATCAGCACGAAAACTCCGAATCCCTTGCGCAGGGCCTTCTCCGGCACGCGGCTGGCCAGGCGCGACCCAATCAGTGATCCGACGATCGCAACGGCAGTCACCATCAGCACCAGACCCCAATCAAGCTGCACGCTGGTGAGATAACCCGCAAGTCCAGCAAACGATTTCATCGTAATGACCACCAGTGACGTACCCACCGCCACCGGCATCGCCAGCCCGCCCAGCAGCGTCAGCGCTGGCACCACCAAGAAACCGCCACCTGCCCCGACCAACCCGGTCACGGCGCCGACGAGGAGGCCGTCGATAAGCACGCGGGAAAAAGAGCTTGTCGACGGCTCCGCTTTTGTATTTCGTCCCCGCAACATTGCTGCTGACGTGGCGATCATCATCAACGCGAACGCCACCATGAGGAGCGTTTCCGGAATGTATCCACCCACAAGGCCACCGCCGAATGCACCGACCATGCTCGCCGAGCCGAACATCAGGCCTGTTTTCCATCGGACGCGATTGTTGCGTGCGTGGCTGATCGCACTGACCGCCGAGGTGGTGCCCACGATAAACAGTGACGCTGCGATCGCTTCTCGAGGTGGCAATCCCGCCACATACGTCAAAATCGGCACTGTTAGAATCGAGCCACCACCGCCAAGCAAGCCCAGCGAAATGCCGATGAACAGCGATAACACCAAAGTAAGGATCATGGGGTGCTCTACTTAATCGGCAGGTTGTTGCGGTACCACTCGTTCATGCCACCATCCATGGAATACGCCTCAAAGCCCATGTTCTTGAGCACCGCTGCCACCTCCGTGCTGCGTCGTCCGCTGCGACACACCACAATGACAAGATGCTGTTTGTCTAGCTCAGTGACTCGTTCCGTGATCTCACCCATGGGAATGTGCAGGGCGGTTGGGATCATGCCCTCGGTGATCTCGAAGTGTTCGCGGACATCCACGATTTGATCGGTGTCTTGGCGTTTGTTGGTTTCGGAAATACTGATTGACATTGGAATGCTCTATTTCTTCTGGTCGGGGAGCGTGCTGAAGGTTTCTTCCTTGGTTGGAACAGGCCTCGTCCTGTTCCACGGCAATGCCGATAGTGCCTTGCCCATCGCGCATGTATTGGTTAGCGCCGACACGGTCAGTCCAGCGCCGATTCCCCCGGCTAGTGACACCATTTTTGGTGATAGGAATTTTCCTCCCAGGAGGCTTGCCAGCACCAACGATCCCGCAGTGAACCTCACCTGACGTTCGATGTCCCACACCTGCGAACCGCGCACCACATCGCCACCGGCCGCAGCGAAACCATTGACGCCACCCTCCAGCACTGCGACGGTGGATATCCCCAAGGGGGCAAGCTTTTGCTGTGCCTGAACTGCGCGAACACCAGATTGGCAGACCAACACCACATGCTCCCCGACGCGATCAGCGATCTCTTCGGCATGCTCCGCCAGCATCGCCAAGGGGACATTGTACGAACCACGAATGTGGATATTGGAAAACTCGTGGGCAGTGCGGACATCAATCACGGTGAGTCCTTCGCGCTGATCCATCCACAATTTCAGTGTTTTTGCATTTACGGAAGTCACATTTCGTCCTTTTCAAGTGTCGGTTGGTGAGCAACACCAAGCCTGCCACATACCCTGGGGGGTATGCAATATGCGGGTGGGGGTATAGTGTTTTTCATATAGATCACTTAGTTAGCCCTTTAGCCCCAAAGGAGAGTCATGCAGCTCAATCCCGACGAACTCACCCCCGTACTCAACCGACTGAAGCGCGCTCAAGGTCAATTGGCAGCAGTGGTTCGCATGCTTGACGAGGGGCGCGACTGTAAAGACGTGGTCACCCAACTTTCGGCAGTCACGAAAGCCCTCGATAGGGCAGGTTTCGCCATCATTGCCACCGGTCTTGAGCAGTGCCTCGCCAACCCAGATGGGGAAATGGATAAAAAGGAACTGGAGAAGCTGTTCCTTTCCCTGGCGTAGGTTTTCAGCGTGGCTACATTGAGAGCTGAACTGAGGGCTTCACATTTCCCGTATGAGTGCTTGTGATCCGGTCTATTTTGCGGGGCTTAGACGGCGATCTGAGAGGGCACTTTTCTTTGCAAAAATGTGCGTGAAGTCGAGGGCTAGAAGTCGAATAAATCCTGCCGAGTGAAGTTGCTAACCGATAGTGTGAAAGAAACTTGACTTCAGCGAAGGGACCAGCAATCGTGCCCCATGTGCCACTTGGACAATCTCGCATCAAAGGTGTCGCAAATTCTCGCTCCCATGTGGGCTGTCCCCATAATCACTTTGGCTTGCCGGCGGTCCCATGAGCACCCTAGTTTTTGTGGGTGGCGGCCCGCGCACAACTGGAATATTGTTGCGCCTAGCTGCGAATCTTCCCGCCGAGGGGACAGAGATCACCACCATTCACGTGATTGACCCGTACCCGGCAGGAGGCGGGCGCATTTGGCGTACCAATCAATCGGGGCTGCTGTGGATGAACTCGATGGCGCAGGACGTCACTATTTTCGCCGACGATTCCGTAGCGATGGATGGGCCCGTTATTCCTGGCCCCAGCCTTGCAGAATGGGTGCTCGGTGTTGGTCGAAAGCAGGTGGAAGCAGCCGGATTGGCCGATGAGCTGCGTGAATTTAGTGGCCGAACGTTTCCTTCCCGGCGCATGCAGTCGTTGTACTTGGACTGGGCATTTAAAGAGGCCGTGACCAGGTTGGAGCATCACCCAAAACCAGTGTCCGTGACCGTGCATCGGGCGCTGGCGGTGGAACTCATTGATGTTGAATCGGACGTTCCTGGCTGCCAAGCTGTGCATTTAGACAATGGGGATGTGCTCACTGTGGATACGGTGGTGCTCACTCAAGGGCATCTTGATGTGGTGGTATCTCCTGAAGCTGACAAGCTGGGGTCGATCGCAGCTACTGAAGGTCTGGTCTACGTACCACCAGGATTTACCGCTGACCAGGACCTTTCTGTTCTCCCAGGTGGTGATCCCGTACTGGTGCGTGGCTTCGGTCTGGCGTTTATTGATGCGATGGTGCTGCTCACCGAAGGCCGTGGCGGAACATTCACTTCGGTTGATGGGGAGCTCACCTACATTCCCAGCGGTGCCGAGCCTGAACTGTGGGTGGGTTCACGCCGGGGCGTTCCCTACCTGCCGAAATTGGGGTACTCGGTGCCGATCGTCACGAATGCGCCTCTATATCTTGATGACGCGTCACTTGCTGCCTTCGGAAGTTTCCAGCTGAACTATCGCGATCACGTCTTTCCGTTGTTGACGTGGAACCTTCTCTACGCCCATTATCACCAGCTGTTGGGTACTGACCCTTCGCGGGCGACAGTCTCTTGGGATGAGCTGTCCACCCAGTTGAAACGTCTTCTACCAGCGGAATTAGGTGGTGATACCGCGGATATTTCGGCTTATCTTGAGGTGGCGGTGCCGGATTCGCGCGATCGTTTCGATTTCGATCACCTGGACAAACCCCTCTCCGGTTTGGAGTTTGAGGATCACACTTCTCGTTCGGCGCACATCGCCGCGCATATTTCTGATCAGATCGAGCGCGCCGGAAATCCTCGTTACTCCATGGATCAGGCTGTATTTTGCACCCTGCTGAAAATCTACTTCCGCGTCCATGACCTCGCGGAAGCTGGCCACTTCAACCTTACTGACCTGCGCGAAAACATCGACCGCGCCCTCCACAACCTCTTTTCCTACATCGCCAGTGGCCCACCACCGGTCCGTCTCGAGCAACTCTTGGCTCTCCACCGCGCAGGCCTTGTTCACTTCCTCGGCCCCGATATCCGAATCGGCGTCGAAGACGGGCACTTTACTGCAGGAGAAATAAAAACAAAAGCGCTTATCGACGCCTACCTCGCCACCGATTCCGCCTCCTTCGTCGCCGACTCACTCCTCCAAAACCTCCTTCGCGACGGTGAAGTCACCGTGGAATCAATTAATGGCTCTCCACGGGGTAAGTTCGTGGTGGACAACATTGGTCGACCCATTCGACGCGATGGAACCACCCACACCCAGCGCTTTTTGTTGGGGCCTTTGGTCTCTGGCGGTGGAAGCGAAGCCCCATTTTCTCGTCCGGGAACAAATGCCCGAGGTTTCCAGCGTGCTGACCGCCTCGCGCGGATTATTTTGGCGCTCGATGAGATCCTTGAAACCGACGCCCAGCTGGCTACTGCGAGCCGCCATCCCGACTGAGCCGAACCCATGGAAGTGGTGGTTACAGGTGCTCAGCTGGAAATCCGGAACCGCACCGCACGTGGGCTTATGCGAGAACATTTGCGGTGTGGTTGGCGTGTCAAAAGGCCTTTGGACTGTCTGTATGCAACACATGACACCTCATATAGTGGTAGATGTGGTGCTACTTTCGGGGTGGCTTATCCCGTGTTGAGAGCCTGGTGCTGCTCCGGGAAAGAAATGATTATTCGGGTTGAGAGATAGATATGTATTATCAACAGACCGCGATGGCAGAAGTTTGGCAGGTTGAACTTTTAAAAGTAGCTGAGGGGCGCGGGATTTTAATTGAGTTTTGTGGAAAAATAACACCAATCCTGAGTCTTTGCAGGTTAAGAAGCTGGAAACAACCTGCAAGGGTAAATTTTAGGTAAACACTCCCTTAACTAAGTTCAATCAACATGGCTGAGAATTAGGGCGATCATTCCCAATTTTTCACAGAAAACGTTCGGGGATCTTCCAAAGAAATAGATCATGCTTATTGGCATGAGCAATCAAACAGCAATCAAGCCTGCGGTGGCGGCTGCCTCAGGGGTGAAAACTTCACCGCACCGGTTCAACCGATTTGAGATCAAGTATCTGATTCCAGAACACGAGGTGCCTGCGCTGCGCGAGCAGCTTGCAGAGAGAATGTATACGGATCCGCTTTCGCCCCCAGGAGGGTACCGAGTGGAGTCGCTCTACTTCGATTCACCAGATCTGCGGTGTTATACGGAGAAGATTGAGGGACTGAAGTTTCGTCGAAAATTTCGGATTCGATCGTATGGTGAGGGGGTGCTTGGGCCGAACTCAAAGGTGTCGGCAGAGATCAAGCAGCGTGTTAACAAGGTGACGCAGAAACGTCGACTGGATCTTCCCTTCATCTATGCACTTGCCCTGGGCGATAGCACGGGCGTGGCGGTGGGGGAGCGGGTGGACGTCGACAAGCTTCTTGCTTCGGTGCCGGAGGTGCAGCACAACCTGGTGCGTGAAATCGCGTCGTTTGCTCAAAATTATCGGCTGCGGCCGATTGCGACCACGAAGTATCACCGGGAAGCGTTTGTTGGCGTTGATGCCGAGGCCAGCTCGCGCGTGACCATTGACCACGGAGTTTCGGGCCGCGATCGTGACTTTCTGCTCGGGCAGGACTTTGACGACCGCCCGACTGTCACCCCAGGCATTGCCGTCGTGGAAATCAAATGCGATGAGCGTGTGCCGTTTTGGCTAACCGATATGACAGCACAACTGGAGATGTCAGTGATCCGCATGTCTAAGTACTGCCAGACCATTGAAGCATTCAACAACCGTCCGGCGTCCGCGCTCGGATCCGTCGACCCAATCTTCTAACCCTTATATTCAGAAAGGCTCATCCCCATGCTGAGCGACCTTAGTTCCATTTTCGATTTCCAAGATCTCTCCGGCACCTTCTCAGTCGTCGACGTCCTCATCACTCTTGTGCTGTCCTTCGTGCTCACCTCGGTTGTGGGTGTGGTGTACCAAAAGACACACCGACACATTTCCTACAGCCAGTCCTTCGTGCAGACGCTGGTGCTGGTCGGCATGGTCATCGCGATCATCATGCTGGTGGTCGGATCCAACATTGCACGTGCATTCGCCCTGGTTGGCGCGCTGTCGGTTATTCGTTTCCGCAATGCGGTGAAAGAAACCCGAGATGTCGGCTTCCTCTTCCTGGCCATGGCAATCGGCATGACCTGTGGTACCCGCTTCTACGTTCTCGCGATCGCCGCCACTGTTGTTGTGTGCGCCGTGCTGCTCATCATGTATCGCTTCGATTGGTTCAAAGCCGACATCCAGCGCCAGGTTGTTAAGGTTCAGGTGCCTGCAGATGGCATGGCTGATTCCGGCAAGTCCTACGCTGAAGAAGTAGAGCTTATTCTCGCTGAATACTGCACCTCATTTGAGTTGATGTCCCTTGAATCTGTCCGTGGCGGTGCGCTTACCGAGCTGTCCTACACCACCCAAATGCGCAAGAACGTGAAGCCTCATGAGCTGGTTGCCCGTATGCGCGATGTGAACTTCGGACAGAAAGCAACCGTCCTGACCGGCCACGACCAGACGGATGTGTAACTCATGCCGAGTTTTAAATCAGCCCGATGGAGGATGAACAGACGCCTGTTCCTCGGCACCGCCGCATCAATTGTTGCGGTGGGCGGTGTGATCGGTGGCGTGCAGGTTGTTCCGTATATTTCCAGCAACGAAGTGCAAACGTCGGTATCGTCTGTTGCCACCATTGATGTTGGCGAGGGCAATGTTGATCTCTTTGACACCTCCGAATCCCACGAGGTCAGTCTGCAGATTTCGCAGGAAAACCTCGATGAGATGCTCGCCGACTACCAAGAGGACGGCGAGAAAACCTGGGTGAAAGCCAACATCACGATTGATGGC
The window above is part of the Corynebacterium deserti GIMN1.010 genome. Proteins encoded here:
- a CDS encoding polyphosphate polymerase domain-containing protein; this translates as MSNQTAIKPAVAAASGVKTSPHRFNRFEIKYLIPEHEVPALREQLAERMYTDPLSPPGGYRVESLYFDSPDLRCYTEKIEGLKFRRKFRIRSYGEGVLGPNSKVSAEIKQRVNKVTQKRRLDLPFIYALALGDSTGVAVGERVDVDKLLASVPEVQHNLVREIASFAQNYRLRPIATTKYHREAFVGVDAEASSRVTIDHGVSGRDRDFLLGQDFDDRPTVTPGIAVVEIKCDERVPFWLTDMTAQLEMSVIRMSKYCQTIEAFNNRPASALGSVDPIF
- a CDS encoding glycerate kinase, whose translation is MTSVLICCDKFKGSATSAAVSKALGQGLENAGHTVFISPLADGGDGTLDAFDSLGYLRESAQVRGSNGEIIEAQYALKDDTAVIEIARACGLDLASPEGTTPTSEFARNAGSWGVGDLILAALDQGARRIIIGLGGSVTTDAGCGMAQALGVEFLRADGSEITDIKDMGSVHDIRGDQVDPRISHTEFIVASDVRNPLCGPDGAAMIYGPQKGLNTQDVAEVDQMIYHFSQVVQQALGKDNVSTTPGAGAAGGLGFMAIALLAAEMQSGVDMILNETGGDAMLDRADLVITGEGRIDEQTLSGKAPAGIAQRARSRNIPVVAVCGQNQLDSDSAGQLFEAIYSLADFEADISECIRHPLPILTRIGAEIARRHLLTE
- a CDS encoding tartrate dehydrogenase, which produces MTSQIFEIASIPADGVGVEVVEAGRNVLDALAQNSGGAFTFEWKDFDWGSDYYARHGRMMPVDGLDQLKDLDAIFFGAVGWPTVPDHVSLWGLRIAICQGFDQWANIRPVNFLPNVASPIVDAHERNLDWIVVRENSEGEYSGFGGRNFSGRAGLGEVATQSAVFTEVGCERIFRYSFDLARTRPRKKVSKVTKSNAQQFGMVLWDDVFDRVAQDYPDVETESVLVDAMAAKFILKPEDLDVVVASNLHADILSDLGSAMAGSLGLAASANLNPERRFPSMFEPVHGSAPDIAGQGIANPVGQIGSAALMLDHFGLNAEADRVRAAIEKTCADGVRSREVGGSSSTRDITSAIIDNLG
- a CDS encoding DUF4956 domain-containing protein, with the protein product MLSDLSSIFDFQDLSGTFSVVDVLITLVLSFVLTSVVGVVYQKTHRHISYSQSFVQTLVLVGMVIAIIMLVVGSNIARAFALVGALSVIRFRNAVKETRDVGFLFLAMAIGMTCGTRFYVLAIAATVVVCAVLLIMYRFDWFKADIQRQVVKVQVPADGMADSGKSYAEEVELILAEYCTSFELMSLESVRGGALTELSYTTQMRKNVKPHELVARMRDVNFGQKATVLTGHDQTDV
- a CDS encoding rhodanese-like domain-containing protein, with protein sequence MTSVNAKTLKLWMDQREGLTVIDVRTAHEFSNIHIRGSYNVPLAMLAEHAEEIADRVGEHVVLVCQSGVRAVQAQQKLAPLGISTVAVLEGGVNGFAAAGGDVVRGSQVWDIERQVRFTAGSLVLASLLGGKFLSPKMVSLAGGIGAGLTVSALTNTCAMGKALSALPWNRTRPVPTKEETFSTLPDQKK
- a CDS encoding LysR family transcriptional regulator substrate-binding protein, producing MLSVRALESGTVELVAMPSPGVEPLTGLIKDFHARYPGMMVNVAGAFTPADTVEAVRSGTAEIGLLGSSGQPQTADLDVCQLESDPLVLISPPGTETTSDTIERKSLDGLRFVISPRGSLMRQLIDNALVHDSATSVVAEMEHRTSLLPLVCAGVGHTVMPDSWRTIAESSGCIVRRIVPEVHLDIFVVSRKGDLTPGGQAFMDLIHARALGTTGFGGMELPT
- a CDS encoding FAD/NAD(P)-binding protein: MSTLVFVGGGPRTTGILLRLAANLPAEGTEITTIHVIDPYPAGGGRIWRTNQSGLLWMNSMAQDVTIFADDSVAMDGPVIPGPSLAEWVLGVGRKQVEAAGLADELREFSGRTFPSRRMQSLYLDWAFKEAVTRLEHHPKPVSVTVHRALAVELIDVESDVPGCQAVHLDNGDVLTVDTVVLTQGHLDVVVSPEADKLGSIAATEGLVYVPPGFTADQDLSVLPGGDPVLVRGFGLAFIDAMVLLTEGRGGTFTSVDGELTYIPSGAEPELWVGSRRGVPYLPKLGYSVPIVTNAPLYLDDASLAAFGSFQLNYRDHVFPLLTWNLLYAHYHQLLGTDPSRATVSWDELSTQLKRLLPAELGGDTADISAYLEVAVPDSRDRFDFDHLDKPLSGLEFEDHTSRSAHIAAHISDQIERAGNPRYSMDQAVFCTLLKIYFRVHDLAEAGHFNLTDLRENIDRALHNLFSYIASGPPPVRLEQLLALHRAGLVHFLGPDIRIGVEDGHFTAGEIKTKALIDAYLATDSASFVADSLLQNLLRDGEVTVESINGSPRGKFVVDNIGRPIRRDGTTHTQRFLLGPLVSGGGSEAPFSRPGTNARGFQRADRLARIILALDEILETDAQLATASRHPD
- a CDS encoding sulfite exporter TauE/SafE family protein, with amino-acid sequence MILTLVLSLFIGISLGLLGGGGSILTVPILTYVAGLPPREAIAASLFIVGTTSAVSAISHARNNRVRWKTGLMFGSASMVGAFGGGLVGGYIPETLLMVAFALMMIATSAAMLRGRNTKAEPSTSSFSRVLIDGLLVGAVTGLVGAGGGFLVVPALTLLGGLAMPVAVGTSLVVITMKSFAGLAGYLTSVQLDWGLVLMVTAVAIVGSLIGSRLASRVPEKALRKGFGVFVLIMGVFVLTQELLG
- a CDS encoding rhodanese-like domain-containing protein; protein product: MSISISETNKRQDTDQIVDVREHFEITEGMIPTALHIPMGEITERVTELDKQHLVIVVCRSGRRSTEVAAVLKNMGFEAYSMDGGMNEWYRNNLPIK
- a CDS encoding metal-sensitive transcriptional regulator translates to MQLNPDELTPVLNRLKRAQGQLAAVVRMLDEGRDCKDVVTQLSAVTKALDRAGFAIIATGLEQCLANPDGEMDKKELEKLFLSLA